A window of Gadus chalcogrammus isolate NIFS_2021 chromosome 16, NIFS_Gcha_1.0, whole genome shotgun sequence contains these coding sequences:
- the mecom gene encoding histone-lysine N-methyltransferase MECOM isoform X4, whose product MKAEEYSYDNMAPDIHEERQYRCEDCEQHFASRTQLLEHQKMPCGLPHSSCHHTGVDSDLEAKEAEDLRPLHLAHGPYECKECDQVFSDVQSLEIHALSHSEEREYKCDQCPKAFNWKSNLIRHQMSHDSGKHYECENCSKQVFTDPSNLQRHIRSQHVGARAHACPDCGKTFATSSGLKQHKHIHSSVKPFICEVCHKSYTQFSNLCRHKRMHADCRTQIKCKDCGQMFSTTSSLNKHRRFCEGKNHFTAGGLFAPGMPLPGAPGMDKSVLGVMGHTSAGLADYFGANRHHAGLTFPAAPAFPFSFPGLFPSGLYHQPPLIPATHSAIRRPGPMGAPGADLNKGPLLPPSPGAQEARDLLKSLCKEDGALGHHRHHLLPGAEPLPQSSSTLSKQRNKQSDQSESSDLDDVSTPSGSDLESTSGSELESDPDSERERRGGLENGKGPKRKAGGGDPHSPALKSISAAAKDLHGSAIFPPSLDEHTTVSGAVNDSIKAIASIAEKYFGSAGLAGLQDKKVGALQYPSMFPLPFFPAFSPPVYPFQDRDLRPSVLKGEPPAAPEEAKKTQSKSSSSSESPFDLTTRRKEEKPVPFPATAKTEASGATNPDQPLDLSMGARGKGRGGKEEEQKKTPALVEEKPALEMPKADASLQHARPTPFFMDPIYRVEKRKMADPFEALKDKYMRPAPGFLFHPQFRMPDQRTWMSAIENMAEKLETFGSLKPESGDMLRSMPSMFDFRAPPSAIPESLLRKGKERYTCRYCGKIFPRSANLTRHLRTHTGEQPYRCKYCDRSFSISSNLQRHIRNIHNKEKPFKCHLCDRCFGQQTNLDRHLKKHENGNLSGTAMSSPRSEMDSGSAILDDKEDSYFNEIRNFISNTNQNQTSPDPSEEG is encoded by the exons ATGAAGGCTGAGGAATATTCATATGATAACATGGCTCCTGATATCcacg AGGAGAGACAGTACCGCTGTGAAGATTGCGAGCAGCACTTTGCGTCCCGCACGCAGCTGCTGGAGCACCAGAAGATGCCCTGTGGGCTGCCTCATTCCTCCTGCCACCACACAG GAGTGGACAGCGACCTGGAGGCCAAGGAAGCAGAGGACCTGAGGCCCCTTCACCTGGCACACGGCCCCTACGAGTGCAAGGAATGTGACCAGGTGTTCTCCGATGtgcagag CCTGGAGATCCATGCGCTGTCCCACTCTGAGGAGCGCGAGTACAAGTGTGACCAGTGTCCCAAGGCCTTCAACTGGAAGTCCAATCTGATCCGACACCAGATGTCCCACGACAGCGGCAAGCACTACGAGTGTGAAAACTGCTCAAAG caggtgTTCACAGACCCCAGTAACCTGCAGAGGCACATCCGCTCCCAGCACGTCGGGGCCCGGGCCCACGCCTGCCCCGACTGCGGCAAGACCTTCGCCACCTCGTCGGGCCTCAAGcagcacaaacacatccacagcaGTGTCAAGCCCTTCATAT GTGAGGTGTGCCACAAGTCCTACACCCAGTTCTCAAACCTGTGCCGCCACAAGCGCATGCACGCCGACTGCCGCACGCAGATTAAGTGCAAGGACTGCGGGCAGATGTTCAGCACCACGTCCTCCCTGAACAAGCACCGACGCTTCTGCGAGGGGAAGAACCATTTCACGGCAGGGGGGCTATTTGCTCCAGGTATGCCCCTCCCCGGGGCCCCTGGCATGGACAAATCCGTTCTCGGGGTCATGGGTCACACCAGCGCTGGCCTGGCCGATTACTTCGGGGCCAACCGCCATCACGCCGGATTGACTTTCCCTGCGGCCCCGGCGTTTCCCTTCAGCTTCCCCGGTCTGTTTCCTTCCGGACTTTACCACCAGCCCCCCCTTATCCCTGCCACCCACTCCGCCATCAGACGGCCGGGACCCATGGGCGCTCCTGGCGCCGACCTGAACAAAGGTCCGCTGTTGCCCCCGAGCCCAGGCGCCCAGGAGGCCCGTGACCTGCTGAAGTCCCTCTGCAAAGAGGACGGCGCCCTgggccaccaccgccaccacctgcTGCCGGGCGCGGAGCCGCTGCCCCagagctcctccaccctctccaagCAGAGGAACAAGCAGAGCGACCAATCGGAGAGCAGCGACCTGGACGACGTCAGCACGCCCAGCGGCAGCGACCTGGAGAGCACGTCCGGCTCGGAGCTGGAGAGCGACCCGGACAGCGAGAGGGAGCGGCGCGGGGGGCTGGAGAACGGCAAGGGCCCCAAGAGGAAGGCCGGCGGCGGGGATCCTCACAGCCCCGCCCTGAAGAGCATCAGCGCCGCCGCTAAAGACTTGCACGGCTCTGCCATCTTTCCCCCCTCGCTGGACGAGCACACGACCGTGTCGGGAGCCGTCAATGACTCTATCAAGGCCATCGCCTCCATCGCCGAGAAGTACTTTGGCTCGGCGGGGCTGGCCGGACTCCAGGACAAGAAGGTGGGCGCCCTTCAGTACCCCTCCATGTTCCCACTGCCCTTCTTCCCGGCGTTCTCCCCTCCCGTCTACCCCTTCCAAGACCGGGACCTCAGACCTTCCGTGCTCAAGGGCGAGCCACCGGCCGCCCCCGAGGAGGCGAAGAAGACCCAGAGCaagtcctcctcgtcctcagaGTCCCCCTTTGACCTGACCACCaggcggaaggaggagaagcCCGTTCCCTTTCCCGCCACCGCCAAGACCGAGGCCTCCGGCGCCACCAACCCCGACCAGCCCCTGGACCTGAGCATGGGGGCCAGGGGAAAGGGCCGCGGCggcaaggaggaggagcagaagaagacgCCGGCCTTGGTCGAGGAGAAGCCGGCGCTGGAGATGCCCAAAGCCGACGCCTCTCTGCAGCACGCCAGGCCCACGCCTTTCTTCATGGACCCCATCTACAG GGTTGAGAAGAGGAAGATGGCCGATCCGTTTGAAGCTCTGAAAGACAAATACATGAGGCCGGCTCCAGGCTTCCTCTTCCATCCACAG TTTCGTATGCCAGATCAGAGAACATGG ATGTCGGCCATCGAGAACATGGCGGAGAAGCTGGAGACGTTTGGCTCGCTGAAGCCAGAGTCGGGGGACATGCTGCGCTCCATGCCGTCCATGTTTGACTTCAGAGCCCCACCTTCGGCCATCCCTGAGTCCCTGCTCCGCAAGGGGAAGGAGCGCTACACCTGCAG ATATTGTGGGAAAATCTTCCCACGCTCCGCTAACCTGACCAGGCATCTCAGGACCCACACAGGAGAACAACCGTATCG GTGTAAGTACTGCGACCGCTCCTTCAGCATCTCGTCCAACCTGCAGCGCCACATCCGCAACATCCACAACAAGGAGAAGCCCTTCAAGTGTCACCTGTGTGACCGCTGCTTTGGGCAGCAGACCAACCTGGACCGCCACCTCAAGAAGCACGAGAACGGCAACCTCTCAG GCACTGCCATGTCGTCTCCGCGCTCCGAGATGGACAGCGGAAGCGCCATCCTGGACGACAAAGAGGACTCCTACTTCAACGAAATCAGAAACTTTATCAGCAACACGAACCAGAACCAGACGTCCCCGGATCCTTCAGAAGAAGGGTGA